A region from the Streptomyces sp. NBC_01445 genome encodes:
- a CDS encoding MFS transporter yields MSTPPVPPAQRRRVSEAVHRRRWAILAVLAFSLLVVMLDNSILNVAMKTIAQPAPAGLGSTQSQLEWAVNSYTLVFAGLLFTAGLLGDRLGRKKVLLFGMLVFGAGSALSALSDSSGQLITFRAVMGLGGAFILPATLAIIMNVFEREEQPKAIGIWTGVVGFAIAAGPIAGGVLLEHFWWGSVFLVNVPIVVAAIAAMAAIVPDSKDPRPSRLDAVGVLLSIVGLAVLVYGIIKGGQLGDFTRPEAWATILGGLAVLAGFVVYEAHSDHPALDVTYFRNRRFSASVAAIGLVFFALMGVTFFSVFYNQSVRGYSVLQSGLLVLPLALSQMFFAPRARLVVDRFGARAVCAGGLALTAVAFTGFLLLDQATPIWVLEVLFFLMGTGMAHVMPPATVMIMSSLPREKAGSGSAVNNTFRQVGGAIGVAVLGSLLSTTYRNGIDGHLGALPAADRHAAGESVQATLAVAEKLGPAGSALVRPAHDAFIHAMHITAAGSAAVALVGAVVVLVFLPGREVTAATGGDQ; encoded by the coding sequence GTGTCCACGCCGCCCGTGCCTCCTGCCCAGCGACGACGTGTTTCCGAGGCGGTCCACCGCCGTCGCTGGGCCATCCTGGCCGTGCTCGCGTTCAGCCTGCTGGTGGTGATGCTGGACAACTCGATACTCAACGTGGCGATGAAGACCATCGCCCAGCCGGCCCCCGCCGGACTCGGCTCCACCCAGAGCCAGCTGGAGTGGGCGGTCAACTCCTACACACTGGTCTTCGCCGGACTGCTCTTCACCGCGGGCCTGCTCGGTGACCGGCTCGGCCGCAAGAAGGTGCTGCTCTTCGGCATGCTGGTGTTCGGCGCGGGATCCGCGCTGTCCGCGCTGTCGGACTCCTCCGGGCAGCTCATCACCTTCCGCGCCGTGATGGGCCTCGGCGGCGCCTTCATCCTGCCCGCCACCCTCGCGATCATCATGAACGTCTTCGAGCGCGAGGAGCAGCCCAAGGCGATCGGCATCTGGACAGGTGTGGTCGGTTTCGCCATCGCTGCCGGCCCCATCGCAGGCGGCGTCCTGCTGGAGCACTTCTGGTGGGGCTCGGTCTTCCTGGTCAACGTACCGATCGTGGTCGCCGCGATCGCCGCGATGGCGGCGATCGTCCCCGACTCCAAGGACCCCCGGCCCAGCAGACTCGACGCGGTCGGCGTGCTGCTGTCGATCGTCGGTCTGGCCGTACTGGTCTACGGCATCATCAAGGGCGGCCAGCTGGGCGACTTCACCCGGCCCGAGGCATGGGCGACCATCCTCGGCGGTCTGGCGGTCCTCGCCGGCTTCGTGGTGTACGAGGCCCACAGCGACCATCCGGCCCTTGACGTCACGTACTTCCGCAACCGGCGGTTCTCCGCGTCCGTTGCCGCCATCGGCCTGGTCTTCTTCGCCCTCATGGGCGTCACATTCTTCAGCGTCTTCTACAACCAGAGCGTGCGCGGCTACAGCGTCCTGCAGTCCGGTCTGCTCGTCCTGCCGCTGGCCCTCTCCCAGATGTTCTTCGCCCCGAGGGCCCGGCTGGTCGTCGACCGCTTCGGCGCCCGAGCCGTATGCGCCGGCGGCCTCGCCCTGACCGCCGTGGCCTTCACCGGCTTCCTGCTGCTCGACCAGGCCACCCCCATCTGGGTGCTGGAGGTGCTGTTCTTCCTGATGGGTACGGGGATGGCCCATGTGATGCCGCCCGCCACCGTCATGATCATGTCGTCGCTGCCGCGGGAGAAGGCCGGCTCCGGATCCGCGGTCAACAACACCTTCCGGCAGGTCGGTGGGGCCATCGGGGTCGCCGTGCTGGGGTCGCTGCTGTCCACCACCTACCGCAACGGCATCGACGGCCACCTGGGCGCGCTGCCCGCCGCCGACCGCCACGCCGCAGGTGAATCCGTTCAGGCAACCCTGGCCGTCGCCGAGAAGCTGGGACCGGCCGGCAGTGCGCTGGTGCGGCCCGCGCACGACGCCTTCATCCATGCCATGCACATCACCGCGGCAGGGTCGGCAGCCGTCGCCCTGGTCGGCGCGGTCGTCGTGCTGGTCTTCCTGCCGGGCAGGGAGGTCACCGCGGCCACCGGCGGTGACCAGTGA
- a CDS encoding RNA-guided endonuclease InsQ/TnpB family protein produces MKLVVRVKLLPTPVQAAALEATLHACNEAATWAASVAFENEARRPLELRKHTYAEIRFRWGLGAQAAQHAIKKTCDAYTTLKANLRNGRYGRPGSRRHTRALGKPVVFRPQAAQPYDDRMLSWQHQARTVSIWTTAGRLKGVAFTGQAEQLEILAAHRQGESDLAFQGGKWFLIATCEIPEAAPNTHPAGFLGVDLGIVNIAATSDGERHCGRRINRMRESDRKLRSKLQKKNTKSAKRRAKKHAGKEARRAKDINHKISKRIVAEAERTGRGIALETLTGIRERARLRKPQRTTLHSWPFAQLGSFIAYKAKRAGVPVVYVDPAYTSQECSQCHHTERANRPSQAVFACQVCGFVEHADHNASHNIRQRGWMVWVCGAQSTAPELTLIA; encoded by the coding sequence GTGAAGCTGGTGGTGCGGGTGAAGCTGCTGCCGACGCCCGTACAGGCGGCGGCACTTGAGGCGACCCTGCACGCCTGCAACGAGGCCGCCACCTGGGCCGCGTCCGTCGCCTTCGAGAACGAGGCGCGACGTCCGCTTGAGCTCCGCAAGCACACCTATGCCGAGATCCGCTTCCGGTGGGGGCTTGGCGCGCAGGCCGCCCAGCACGCCATCAAGAAGACCTGCGATGCCTACACCACCTTGAAGGCGAACCTGCGTAACGGCCGCTACGGGCGGCCCGGTTCCAGGCGTCACACTCGCGCCTTGGGCAAGCCGGTGGTCTTCCGGCCTCAGGCGGCGCAGCCTTACGACGACCGGATGCTGTCCTGGCAGCACCAGGCACGCACGGTGTCCATCTGGACCACAGCCGGCCGGCTCAAGGGCGTGGCGTTCACCGGGCAGGCCGAGCAGCTGGAGATCCTGGCTGCGCACCGCCAGGGTGAATCCGACCTGGCGTTCCAGGGCGGGAAGTGGTTCCTGATCGCGACCTGCGAGATCCCCGAAGCCGCCCCGAACACCCACCCGGCCGGGTTCCTCGGCGTCGACCTGGGGATCGTGAACATCGCCGCCACTTCCGACGGCGAGCGCCACTGCGGGCGTCGGATCAACCGCATGCGCGAAAGCGACCGCAAGCTGCGCTCCAAGCTGCAGAAGAAGAACACCAAGTCCGCCAAGCGGCGGGCGAAGAAGCACGCGGGCAAGGAAGCCCGACGCGCCAAGGACATCAACCACAAGATTTCGAAGCGGATCGTGGCGGAGGCTGAACGCACCGGTCGCGGGATCGCCCTGGAGACACTCACGGGCATCCGCGAGCGGGCACGGCTGAGAAAGCCCCAACGCACCACGCTCCACTCCTGGCCCTTCGCGCAACTCGGCTCGTTCATCGCCTACAAGGCGAAGCGGGCCGGGGTGCCGGTCGTGTACGTCGATCCGGCGTACACCAGCCAGGAATGCTCCCAGTGCCATCACACCGAACGCGCAAACAGGCCCTCCCAGGCCGTCTTCGCGTGCCAGGTCTGCGGCTTCGTTGAGCACGCGGACCACAACGCGTCCCACAACATCCGCCAACGCGGCTGGATGGTGTGGGTCTGCGGGGCTCAGTCAACGGCCCCTGAACTCACCCTCATCGCGTGA
- a CDS encoding NmrA family NAD(P)-binding protein — translation MTADNLVLIPGAGGVGRTVFEHLRAQDVPVRFMVRRDDERAAELRALGAEVVIGDLTRPETVAAALQGVARMHFGISVSPDQLLAATVVASVAREYGELEALVDLSQMTVSQMTATSAEESHQQRLHWLTEQMFDWSGLPVVHVRPTAFLDNPLFTTIAARSIQASGTIALPFGTGRTSPVAVDDVARTIATVLRDPAPHIGQVYELTGPRSVDMTELAAEFSRALNRPVSYVDLPPDRWEAQLPKLGMSPHLAQHVATMARLHRDNRYDRTADGVERVTGTPAMSIEAFVAARRDFYLG, via the coding sequence ATGACTGCCGACAACCTTGTTCTCATCCCCGGTGCCGGCGGCGTGGGCCGCACGGTCTTCGAGCACTTGCGTGCTCAGGATGTGCCGGTGCGTTTCATGGTCCGTCGTGACGACGAGCGTGCGGCTGAGCTTCGGGCGCTCGGCGCGGAGGTCGTCATCGGTGACCTGACCCGGCCCGAGACGGTGGCTGCCGCACTGCAGGGTGTGGCGCGGATGCACTTCGGGATAAGTGTGTCGCCGGACCAACTGCTGGCGGCGACCGTGGTGGCCTCCGTGGCGCGGGAGTACGGGGAGCTGGAGGCCCTGGTCGACCTGTCGCAGATGACGGTGTCCCAGATGACCGCCACCAGCGCCGAGGAGTCGCACCAGCAGCGGCTGCACTGGCTGACGGAGCAGATGTTCGACTGGTCCGGCCTGCCCGTGGTGCACGTCCGACCGACGGCGTTCCTCGACAACCCGCTGTTCACCACGATCGCGGCGCGGTCGATCCAGGCGAGCGGCACCATCGCGTTGCCGTTCGGCACCGGACGTACCTCGCCGGTCGCCGTAGACGACGTCGCCCGGACCATCGCCACCGTGCTCCGCGACCCGGCTCCGCACATCGGGCAGGTCTACGAACTGACCGGGCCGCGCTCGGTCGACATGACGGAGCTGGCGGCGGAGTTCTCGCGGGCGCTGAATCGTCCGGTGTCTTATGTCGACCTGCCGCCGGACCGGTGGGAGGCCCAGCTCCCGAAGCTGGGGATGTCGCCGCACCTCGCACAGCACGTCGCCACCATGGCCCGGCTCCACCGGGACAACCGTTACGACCGCACGGCCGACGGCGTCGAGCGCGTGACGGGCACCCCCGCCATGTCGATCGAGGCGTTCGTGGCCGCCCGCAGGGACTTCTACCTGGGCTGA
- a CDS encoding HD domain-containing protein, with product MTLDDLLLPDTPVCTAATDVARAYCSPALLNHCVRSYIWAAVHGAEQDIAFDPELLYVGAMFHDIALVPEFDSHTVPFDDASAHVARVFAAGAGWSESRRERLAEVVISHMLDEVDVTKDPEGHLLERSTSLDISGRHMDDFSAAFKAQVLARHPRAGIAEEFLACFRDQAERKPGSSPATALRNGIAERILTNSLD from the coding sequence ATGACACTGGACGACCTGCTGCTCCCCGACACCCCCGTCTGCACGGCCGCCACCGACGTGGCCCGCGCCTACTGCTCGCCCGCCCTCCTGAACCACTGCGTCCGGTCATACATCTGGGCGGCCGTCCACGGGGCCGAGCAGGACATCGCCTTCGACCCCGAACTCCTCTACGTCGGGGCCATGTTCCACGACATCGCCCTGGTCCCGGAGTTCGACAGCCACACGGTCCCCTTCGACGACGCCAGCGCCCACGTGGCCCGCGTCTTCGCCGCCGGCGCGGGCTGGTCCGAGTCCCGACGCGAGCGCCTCGCGGAGGTCGTCATCAGCCACATGCTCGACGAGGTCGACGTGACGAAGGACCCCGAGGGCCATCTCCTGGAACGCTCCACGAGCCTCGACATCTCCGGACGTCACATGGACGACTTCTCCGCCGCTTTCAAAGCCCAGGTCCTGGCCCGCCACCCGCGCGCCGGCATCGCGGAGGAGTTCCTCGCCTGCTTCCGCGATCAGGCCGAACGCAAGCCCGGCAGCTCACCCGCCACCGCCCTGCGCAACGGCATCGCCGAACGGATCCTCACCAACAGCCTCGACTGA
- a CDS encoding aminotransferase class I/II-fold pyridoxal phosphate-dependent enzyme has protein sequence MTTLTFAEASAHSGGDLRYLPAGHGEVLDLSTCVTRSGPSPLALAAAAAFDPSSLTVHPYGADDRFRTTYAAYLGVDARQLAVTRGISEPLSVLASLLPAGRSAALTPDYTGTIRRWARHLPPAPDERDCVDSRVRRLDAAMRHYAYVVFSNPNNPLGLTVPRDVLAELLSRHPRCTLVVDEAYVDYMGDRRQSAMTLPHRNLAVLASPGKPLGIAGTRTGVLWTHDDVLRERVARRLPEWPLSAYDAHVACAALQDTAWIASALEGAREDARRLEAVLVRCFGDAVVTGVPVHYRFVYDERPERLHAHLLADGIATRLLVDDEPGRVRGLRVLAPGSGELARLEASLNAFVR, from the coding sequence TTGACCACGCTCACGTTCGCCGAGGCGTCCGCGCACTCGGGCGGGGATCTGCGGTACCTCCCGGCCGGGCACGGGGAGGTGCTGGATCTGAGTACGTGTGTGACCCGCTCCGGCCCCTCGCCGCTCGCGCTGGCGGCCGCCGCCGCCTTCGACCCGTCCTCCCTGACGGTCCATCCGTACGGTGCCGACGACCGCTTCCGTACGACGTATGCCGCGTATCTGGGCGTGGACGCACGGCAGTTGGCGGTGACGCGGGGAATCAGTGAGCCCCTGTCGGTTCTTGCGTCGCTCCTTCCGGCCGGGCGGTCGGCGGCCCTGACTCCCGACTACACGGGCACCATTCGGCGGTGGGCCCGTCATCTGCCGCCGGCCCCGGACGAGCGCGACTGCGTGGACTCGCGGGTGCGGCGTCTGGACGCGGCGATGCGCCACTACGCCTACGTGGTGTTCTCGAACCCCAACAATCCGCTGGGCCTGACCGTGCCGCGCGACGTTCTCGCGGAGCTGCTGTCCCGGCATCCGCGCTGCACGCTGGTGGTCGACGAGGCGTATGTCGACTACATGGGCGACCGGCGGCAGTCGGCGATGACACTGCCCCACCGCAATCTCGCCGTGCTCGCCTCGCCCGGCAAGCCGTTGGGGATCGCCGGTACGCGTACGGGAGTGCTGTGGACGCACGATGACGTGCTGCGCGAGCGCGTGGCGCGACGGCTGCCCGAGTGGCCTTTGTCGGCGTACGACGCGCACGTGGCGTGTGCGGCGTTGCAGGACACCGCCTGGATCGCCTCGGCGTTGGAGGGGGCGCGGGAGGACGCCCGTCGTCTGGAGGCCGTTCTGGTCCGCTGCTTCGGGGACGCGGTGGTCACCGGCGTTCCGGTGCACTACCGGTTCGTCTACGACGAGCGCCCCGAGCGGCTTCACGCGCACCTGCTGGCCGACGGGATCGCGACACGGCTGCTCGTCGACGACGAGCCGGGGCGGGTGCGGGGGCTGCGGGTGCTGGCGCCGGGCAGCGGGGAGCTGGCCCGTCTGGAGGCTTCACTGAATGCGTTCGTGCGGTGA